One window of the Endomicrobium proavitum genome contains the following:
- a CDS encoding 1-deoxy-D-xylulose-5-phosphate reductoisomerase encodes MKKIIVLGSSGSIGTQTLDIAANMKDSISIAGLSVHSNIELLKKQIIKFKPTAVCVGELFGAQKLQAWLKEKNLKTKVFFGHEGLNKLVAIYEADTVVVAIVGAAGLDCTIKAIKAKKNIAVANKETLVVAGREIMKLAVKNKVSVLPVDSEHSAIFQCLNCGKKSEVKRILLTASGGPFYKYNKDFSKITVEDALAHPTWKMGKKITIDSATLMNKGLEAIEASVLFDVPIDKIEIVIHPQSIVHSMVEFADGSVIAQLSNPDMRLPIQYALTYPDRKKTEVKALDLAQTGKLEFLKPNFKKFPCLNIAYKAAKKGLTYPAALNGANEEAVAAFLDKKIKFTDIAKIVEKTVNAHKPAKKVSIDACIAANAWARVYSRNLIHKGKNK; translated from the coding sequence ATGAAAAAAATAATTGTTTTAGGCTCAAGCGGGTCAATAGGCACTCAAACTCTTGATATAGCTGCTAATATGAAAGACTCTATTTCTATAGCGGGACTTTCCGTACACTCAAATATAGAACTTTTGAAAAAGCAGATAATAAAATTTAAACCAACAGCCGTGTGCGTAGGCGAACTTTTCGGCGCGCAAAAGCTTCAGGCGTGGCTTAAAGAAAAAAACTTAAAAACAAAAGTTTTCTTTGGGCATGAAGGGCTTAATAAACTTGTCGCGATTTACGAAGCGGATACTGTCGTTGTTGCAATTGTCGGCGCTGCGGGGCTTGACTGCACAATTAAGGCAATTAAGGCAAAAAAAAATATTGCCGTTGCAAATAAAGAAACTTTAGTTGTTGCCGGGCGTGAAATAATGAAACTTGCGGTAAAGAATAAAGTTTCGGTTTTGCCAGTGGACAGCGAGCATTCCGCTATTTTTCAGTGTTTAAACTGCGGTAAAAAATCCGAAGTAAAAAGAATTTTGCTTACGGCTTCCGGCGGCCCGTTTTACAAATACAACAAAGATTTTTCAAAAATTACCGTTGAAGACGCTCTTGCCCACCCCACATGGAAAATGGGTAAAAAAATCACTATAGACAGCGCCACTCTTATGAATAAAGGTCTTGAAGCTATTGAAGCGTCTGTTCTTTTTGATGTGCCTATAGATAAAATAGAAATAGTTATACATCCTCAATCTATAGTTCATTCAATGGTAGAGTTTGCCGACGGTTCCGTTATAGCGCAGCTTTCAAACCCCGATATGAGGCTTCCTATTCAGTATGCGTTAACTTATCCCGACAGAAAAAAAACAGAAGTTAAAGCTTTAGATCTTGCGCAGACGGGAAAACTTGAATTCTTGAAACCAAATTTTAAAAAATTCCCTTGTTTAAATATTGCCTACAAAGCTGCAAAAAAAGGATTAACGTATCCCGCCGCTTTAAACGGCGCAAATGAAGAAGCCGTCGCCGCATTTTTAGATAAAAAAATAAAATTCACAGATATTGCAAAAATAGTAGAAAAAACCGTTAACGCCCACAAGCCTGCAAAAAAAGTAAGTATTGACGCATGTATAGCCGCAAACGCATGGGCAAGAGTTTATTCAAGAAATTTGATACATAAAGGAAAAAATAAATGA
- a CDS encoding M50 family metallopeptidase, whose amino-acid sequence MIIALQILAVVFGLGLLIFIHELGHFAAARFFKVKVLTFAFGFGPDIIKYKYKGTKYAVKAIPLGGFVSMAGDNPDEATGAAGEYLSLAWYKKIIISFTGPFSNYLLAAVLFVFIFNVWGMIRPVNIPKIAELAESYPAQKAGLLPGDVIKSIDGASIKTWNELSENIKKRADKKTSFVVLRGTSTFRTTLTVNSNGLIGISPEYVAVKIGFKKSLKQGLKAPVAYTLNTVSYLYGAAKNKVKPELSGPIGVMKVMASAAKSGLQDYLFLLAVISVALGLFNLFPIPFVDGGMIVLFFAEGIIRKKINTKIIAIYNTIGLIIIAGIFIFATYSDLVRLGVDKLFK is encoded by the coding sequence ATGATTATAGCGTTACAAATTTTAGCGGTTGTTTTTGGATTAGGGCTTTTAATTTTTATTCATGAATTGGGACATTTTGCGGCTGCAAGATTTTTTAAAGTAAAAGTGTTAACTTTTGCTTTCGGCTTTGGTCCGGATATAATAAAATATAAATACAAAGGGACAAAATATGCCGTTAAAGCCATACCTCTCGGCGGATTTGTTTCTATGGCGGGAGACAATCCCGATGAGGCTACGGGCGCGGCGGGCGAATATCTGTCTCTTGCGTGGTATAAAAAAATAATTATATCTTTTACCGGCCCTTTTTCAAATTATTTATTGGCGGCAGTTTTATTTGTTTTCATATTTAATGTTTGGGGAATGATTCGTCCCGTAAACATTCCAAAAATAGCGGAATTGGCGGAAAGTTATCCTGCGCAAAAAGCGGGACTGTTGCCGGGAGATGTAATAAAATCAATTGACGGCGCCAGTATAAAAACTTGGAACGAATTGTCTGAAAATATAAAAAAAAGAGCCGATAAAAAAACTTCATTTGTGGTTTTAAGAGGCACTTCCACTTTCAGAACCACGCTTACGGTAAATTCAAACGGACTTATCGGAATTTCTCCGGAGTATGTTGCCGTTAAAATCGGATTTAAAAAGTCATTAAAGCAAGGGCTGAAAGCTCCCGTTGCATATACGCTAAACACGGTTTCTTACTTGTACGGCGCGGCAAAAAATAAAGTTAAACCGGAACTTTCAGGGCCGATAGGCGTTATGAAAGTTATGGCAAGCGCGGCAAAGTCAGGGCTTCAGGACTATCTGTTTTTACTTGCGGTTATTTCCGTGGCATTAGGACTTTTTAACTTGTTTCCTATTCCGTTTGTTGACGGAGGAATGATAGTTTTATTTTTCGCGGAAGGTATAATAAGAAAAAAAATAAACACTAAAATTATTGCAATATATAATACAATAGGGCTTATAATTATCGCCGGAATTTTTATTTTTGCCACCTACAGCGATTTGGTAAGATTGGGCGTTGATAAACTTTTTAAATAG
- the ispG gene encoding flavodoxin-dependent (E)-4-hydroxy-3-methylbut-2-enyl-diphosphate synthase — MKFYKRSQTRKINVGKVAIGGGAPVSVQSMTNTDTRDWKSTVRQIKNLEEAGCEIIRVSLPDMESAQVVSKIKKNIKIPLVADIHFDYRIALEAIKQGVDKLRINPGNIGAKDRVEAVVKEAKKAHIPIRIGVNAGSLKSVHNFHDNISRAKELVKAAMEHVNILEKLKFYDIAVSLKASNIATTVEAYKLFASKRNYPLHLGVTEAGSIFSGTIKSSAGLGIMLNEGIGDTVRVSLTADPVEEVKVAYSLLQSLELRSAGIEIISCPTCSRTQVDLIKIVAEVENAAAKMKELKKLKKPVKVALMGCIVNGPGEAKDADFGIAGGKNEGIVFENGKIIKRVKPNMWVAALLQMLKKKISEK, encoded by the coding sequence ATGAAATTTTATAAAAGAAGCCAGACCAGAAAAATAAATGTCGGAAAAGTTGCAATAGGCGGCGGCGCTCCCGTAAGCGTGCAGTCTATGACAAATACCGATACGCGCGATTGGAAATCTACGGTTCGCCAGATAAAAAATCTTGAAGAAGCTGGCTGTGAAATTATAAGAGTTTCTTTGCCGGATATGGAATCCGCGCAAGTTGTAAGTAAAATTAAAAAAAATATAAAAATTCCTTTGGTGGCGGACATTCATTTTGATTACCGCATAGCTCTTGAAGCAATTAAGCAGGGCGTTGATAAATTAAGAATTAATCCGGGCAACATCGGCGCTAAAGACAGAGTTGAAGCTGTTGTTAAAGAAGCAAAAAAAGCGCATATACCTATAAGAATAGGCGTTAACGCGGGCTCATTAAAATCCGTTCATAATTTCCATGACAATATTTCGCGGGCTAAAGAACTTGTTAAAGCCGCAATGGAACACGTCAATATTTTAGAAAAACTTAAATTTTACGATATTGCCGTTTCGCTTAAAGCGTCTAATATTGCTACGACAGTTGAAGCGTATAAACTTTTTGCGTCAAAAAGAAATTATCCGCTGCACTTGGGAGTTACGGAAGCAGGTTCAATTTTTTCAGGAACCATAAAATCTTCCGCAGGTCTTGGCATAATGCTCAATGAAGGCATTGGCGATACGGTAAGAGTTTCGCTTACCGCCGACCCTGTTGAAGAAGTAAAAGTTGCCTATAGTCTTTTGCAGTCTTTAGAACTGCGAAGCGCGGGGATAGAAATAATTTCGTGCCCGACTTGTTCTCGCACTCAAGTAGATTTAATAAAAATAGTAGCGGAAGTAGAAAACGCTGCCGCTAAAATGAAAGAACTTAAAAAGTTAAAGAAACCCGTTAAGGTTGCGTTAATGGGCTGCATAGTAAACGGGCCGGGAGAAGCCAAAGATGCGGATTTTGGAATTGCCGGCGGAAAAAACGAAGGAATAGTTTTTGAAAACGGTAAAATTATAAAACGAGTCAAACCGAATATGTGGGTTGCCGCTTTGCTGCAAATGCTTAAGAAGAAAATATCAGAGAAATAA
- the greA gene encoding transcription elongation factor GreA: MAIYLTKAGKEKLWAELDALQKRKPLVQEEIARAREHGDLKENAEYHAAKETLTNIMRRIEELDTKINSAKILEDLDIEPDKVFIGVTVNLQDEDGDDYEYMIVDLEEANPAENKISVQSPLVQGLLGHKTGETVEVELPARKAKFKILKITR, encoded by the coding sequence ATGGCTATATATTTGACAAAAGCGGGAAAAGAAAAATTGTGGGCAGAGCTTGACGCTTTGCAGAAAAGAAAACCTCTTGTTCAGGAAGAAATTGCCAGAGCCAGAGAGCACGGCGATTTGAAAGAAAACGCAGAATATCACGCGGCAAAAGAAACTCTTACAAATATTATGCGCAGAATTGAAGAGCTTGATACAAAAATTAACAGCGCAAAAATTCTTGAAGATTTGGATATTGAACCGGATAAAGTTTTTATCGGCGTAACCGTAAATTTGCAAGATGAAGACGGCGACGATTATGAATATATGATTGTTGACCTTGAAGAAGCAAACCCGGCCGAAAATAAAATTTCAGTTCAATCGCCTCTTGTTCAGGGACTATTGGGTCATAAAACCGGCGAAACGGTTGAAGTAGAGCTTCCGGCAAGGAAAGCAAAATTTAAAATTTTAAAAATAACAAGATAA
- a CDS encoding proline--tRNA ligase has product MFYSKLYAPTLREAPSDADIISAKLMIRSGMIRKVASGLYEFLPLGLRALRKVENIIRREMNAAGGQEVVLPLIFPKELWIETGRWNVYGKELFRLKDRKDAEFCLAPTAEEGITDLVRKDVKSYKQLPVMFYQFGTKFRDEIRPRFGIMRAREFLMKDAYSFHADDADLEKYYKTMFDAYTNICSRCGFKFRAVEAASGAIGGSFSHEFMVLAEAGEEEIAHCECGYGANTEKAECLEIKYPKETENAAAEVYTPSIGSVEEVSKFLKISAEKFIKTLIYVSDGQPAAVLVRGDFEVNEIKLQSLLGSIELSLADDKTIEEATGAPCGFAGPVNLKKKIKVIADLSVINLQNAVVGANKKDYHLKDVNVNRDFKYDIAADVRKIIKGDACPKCKTGKIDFARGIEIGHCFKLGTKYSKSMNATYLDTNGKENLMVMGCYGIGVTRILAATIEQSHDDNGIIWPDNIAPFEVIIVPVNFADAKTKEATEKIYKELSSKGIDVLIDDRDERAGIKFKDADLIGIPYRITIGEKNLANGNVEFKARKNSKEAVELLKPQEAVNKIISIYKR; this is encoded by the coding sequence ATGTTTTATTCAAAATTGTATGCGCCTACGCTTCGTGAAGCTCCTTCCGATGCGGATATAATTTCCGCAAAACTTATGATACGTTCGGGCATGATACGCAAAGTTGCTTCGGGACTTTACGAATTTTTACCTTTAGGTCTGCGCGCTTTAAGGAAAGTTGAAAACATAATTCGTCGGGAAATGAATGCGGCGGGCGGTCAGGAAGTGGTTTTGCCGTTAATTTTTCCGAAAGAACTTTGGATTGAAACCGGCAGGTGGAACGTTTACGGTAAAGAGCTTTTCCGTCTTAAAGACAGAAAAGACGCGGAGTTTTGTTTGGCGCCTACCGCCGAAGAAGGCATAACGGATTTGGTGAGAAAAGACGTAAAATCTTACAAGCAGCTTCCCGTTATGTTTTATCAGTTCGGCACAAAATTCAGAGATGAAATACGCCCGAGATTCGGCATAATGCGCGCCCGAGAATTTTTAATGAAAGACGCATATTCTTTTCACGCTGACGACGCGGATTTAGAAAAATATTATAAAACAATGTTTGACGCTTACACTAATATATGCTCGCGCTGCGGATTTAAATTCCGCGCCGTTGAAGCTGCAAGCGGAGCCATCGGCGGATCTTTTTCTCACGAATTTATGGTTCTTGCGGAAGCCGGCGAAGAAGAAATTGCGCATTGCGAATGCGGCTACGGGGCTAATACCGAAAAAGCCGAATGTTTGGAAATAAAATATCCTAAAGAAACGGAAAATGCCGCGGCTGAAGTTTACACTCCGTCAATAGGTTCTGTTGAAGAAGTTTCAAAATTTTTGAAAATTTCCGCGGAAAAATTTATAAAAACGCTTATATATGTTTCAGACGGTCAGCCTGCGGCGGTTTTAGTAAGGGGAGATTTTGAAGTTAACGAAATTAAACTTCAAAGCCTGCTTGGCAGCATTGAACTTTCTCTTGCCGACGATAAAACCATAGAAGAAGCTACCGGAGCGCCGTGCGGCTTTGCAGGACCTGTAAACTTAAAGAAAAAAATTAAAGTGATAGCGGATTTGTCGGTTATAAATTTACAAAATGCCGTGGTCGGCGCAAATAAAAAAGATTATCATCTCAAAGACGTTAACGTTAACAGAGATTTTAAATACGATATTGCCGCCGATGTGCGAAAAATTATAAAAGGCGACGCTTGTCCTAAATGTAAAACAGGGAAAATAGATTTTGCTCGCGGAATAGAGATAGGTCATTGCTTTAAACTCGGAACAAAATATTCCAAGTCTATGAACGCTACTTATCTTGATACAAACGGCAAAGAAAATCTTATGGTTATGGGCTGTTACGGCATAGGCGTTACAAGAATTCTCGCCGCAACAATAGAACAATCTCACGACGACAACGGAATAATCTGGCCGGATAATATCGCGCCTTTTGAAGTTATTATAGTTCCCGTAAATTTTGCGGACGCTAAAACAAAAGAGGCAACCGAGAAAATCTACAAAGAGCTTTCATCAAAAGGCATTGACGTGTTAATAGACGACAGAGACGAACGCGCCGGCATAAAATTTAAAGACGCCGATTTAATAGGGATACCTTACAGAATAACCATAGGCGAAAAAAATCTTGCAAACGGCAACGTAGAATTTAAAGCCAGAAAAAATTCCAAAGAAGCCGTTGAACTTCTTAAGCCTCAAGAAGCCGTAAATAAAATAATCTCAATTTATAAGAGGTAG
- a CDS encoding NCS2 family permease, translating into MKDFFKLKDNKTNFFTELLAGVTTFFTMAYIIFVNPAILSLNAGMGWQAVFVATVLACVAGTLIMALYANVPFALAPGMGLNAFFTYTLCKQFGLAWQEALGIVVICGVVVVIVTVTKFRKVIVAAIPPFLKDSITCAIGFFIAYLGFKNASFFTFLFDSGSYSVLENGSAISNSSAMPALAVFNDPGVILGLLGIIIMIILAARQIKGGLFIGIVVITVLGIPLGVVDISKIKLLDFHAIASVKDVAFAAFGNQGFESLFSDFNKIILTITASLALFLSITFDAIGTFIGAGRVSGIFDEKDAKNMSQKGVKSKFEKALFADGIASCVGGFLGTSSVTTYVESTAGISVGGRTGLTGVVVAVLFLLCLPFAGIVSIVPAQATAPVLIIVGVMMMSSITKIKWTNFQEAVPAFFTISIMAFAFNISYGIAAGFILYCIIKLVTGKVKEIHPVLAAVAVLFLINFAIIALRG; encoded by the coding sequence ATGAAAGATTTTTTTAAGCTGAAGGATAACAAAACTAATTTTTTTACCGAGCTTCTTGCGGGTGTTACTACTTTTTTTACGATGGCTTATATTATTTTTGTTAACCCTGCTATTTTATCGCTGAATGCCGGCATGGGCTGGCAGGCGGTTTTTGTGGCTACTGTTTTAGCGTGCGTCGCCGGGACTTTAATAATGGCTCTCTACGCAAACGTTCCTTTTGCTCTTGCTCCGGGCATGGGTTTAAACGCTTTCTTTACTTATACGCTGTGCAAACAGTTCGGTCTTGCGTGGCAGGAAGCTCTCGGTATTGTTGTTATATGCGGCGTGGTAGTGGTTATTGTTACAGTTACAAAATTCAGAAAAGTTATAGTGGCGGCAATTCCGCCGTTTCTTAAAGATTCAATAACGTGCGCTATAGGTTTTTTTATAGCGTATCTTGGCTTTAAAAACGCGTCTTTCTTTACTTTTCTTTTTGACTCCGGAAGTTATTCCGTTTTAGAAAACGGCAGTGCAATTTCAAACAGTTCTGCGATGCCGGCGTTGGCTGTGTTTAACGACCCCGGAGTAATTTTAGGATTACTGGGAATTATCATTATGATTATTCTTGCGGCGCGCCAAATAAAAGGCGGACTTTTTATAGGCATAGTTGTAATTACCGTTTTAGGAATACCTCTTGGCGTTGTAGATATATCAAAAATAAAATTATTAGATTTTCATGCCATCGCGTCGGTAAAAGACGTTGCTTTTGCGGCTTTCGGCAATCAGGGGTTTGAATCGCTATTTTCAGATTTTAATAAAATTATTCTTACAATTACAGCGTCGCTGGCTTTGTTTTTGTCTATAACTTTTGACGCCATAGGCACGTTTATAGGCGCCGGAAGAGTAAGCGGAATTTTTGACGAGAAAGACGCAAAAAATATGTCGCAAAAAGGCGTTAAGTCTAAGTTTGAAAAAGCTTTGTTTGCAGACGGAATAGCCTCTTGCGTAGGAGGGTTCCTCGGAACTTCCAGCGTTACAACTTACGTTGAAAGCACTGCGGGAATATCCGTAGGAGGAAGAACGGGTCTTACGGGCGTTGTTGTTGCGGTATTATTTTTGTTGTGTTTGCCTTTTGCCGGAATTGTTTCAATTGTTCCCGCGCAAGCTACGGCCCCCGTTCTTATAATAGTAGGCGTTATGATGATGTCTTCAATTACAAAAATAAAATGGACAAATTTTCAGGAAGCGGTTCCGGCATTTTTTACAATAAGCATTATGGCGTTTGCTTTTAATATCAGCTACGGAATAGCGGCAGGTTTTATACTTTACTGCATAATAAAACTTGTAACGGGAAAAGTAAAAGAAATTCACCCTGTGTTGGCGGCTGTTGCCGTTTTATTTTTAATAAACTTTGCGATTATTGCTTTAAGAGGCTAA
- a CDS encoding dihydrolipoyl dehydrogenase family protein: MSFTKYDVAVIGSGPGGFSAAVRAAQLGAKVALIEKSLIGGTCLNCGCMPTKFLWQSLNAKQKIRKADAYGFKANLEVFNFSDIIAKKDKTIANLRKGMELILSSYGIDIIKGSATFKSKDALEVLDENNKTDEVRAEKIIIASGSKPAVIKGFAFDGKKIISSTDVLNLKELPKTILIVGGGAIGVEMAAIFAGFGSQVTIAEYAACLMPSEDSEISAEINKNLQRAGVEVLTACTDALNNIDKYEKVLIVTGRAPNDSLEIENAGIKTDKKGFIKTDSYCKTNVDNIYAVGDIAGKNLLAYTAQSEGEVAAENAVKGSLLENSCVAIPQVVFSAPPAACVKIKDFESYKNIVYGKIPFTASGRAFIENERTGFVKCAVDADSKKTLAFWIVGAHADELINTAAQIIKSGKIPSREDFFHPSLSESLYNAYEDAFGKSTETAKISGNR, translated from the coding sequence ATGAGCTTTACGAAATACGATGTTGCGGTTATCGGTTCCGGTCCCGGAGGTTTTTCTGCGGCAGTGCGCGCGGCGCAGTTAGGCGCAAAAGTTGCGCTTATTGAAAAATCTTTAATCGGCGGAACATGTTTAAACTGCGGCTGTATGCCGACGAAATTTTTGTGGCAGTCTTTGAATGCAAAACAAAAAATCCGCAAGGCGGACGCATACGGTTTTAAAGCAAATTTAGAGGTCTTTAATTTTTCGGATATTATCGCTAAAAAAGATAAAACTATAGCTAACTTGCGCAAAGGTATGGAGTTGATACTGTCTTCATATGGCATTGATATTATAAAAGGCAGCGCAACGTTTAAATCTAAAGATGCGTTAGAAGTTTTGGATGAAAATAATAAAACGGACGAAGTCCGAGCGGAAAAAATTATCATTGCCTCCGGAAGTAAGCCTGCCGTAATAAAAGGTTTTGCTTTTGACGGCAAAAAAATTATAAGTTCTACGGATGTTTTAAACCTTAAAGAATTGCCGAAAACTATTTTAATTGTAGGCGGCGGCGCTATAGGCGTTGAAATGGCTGCAATTTTTGCCGGTTTTGGAAGTCAGGTAACAATTGCGGAATATGCAGCGTGCCTTATGCCAAGCGAAGATTCGGAAATATCCGCTGAAATAAATAAAAATTTGCAAAGAGCAGGCGTTGAAGTTTTAACTGCGTGCACGGACGCTTTAAACAATATTGATAAATATGAGAAAGTTTTAATTGTAACGGGCAGAGCGCCAAACGACAGTTTAGAAATAGAAAATGCAGGAATCAAAACAGATAAAAAAGGTTTTATTAAAACCGATAGTTATTGTAAAACAAATGTTGATAATATTTATGCTGTCGGCGATATAGCCGGAAAAAACCTTTTAGCATACACGGCTCAAAGCGAAGGCGAAGTTGCAGCCGAAAATGCAGTTAAGGGAAGCTTATTGGAAAACAGCTGTGTTGCTATCCCTCAAGTTGTGTTTTCTGCGCCTCCTGCGGCTTGCGTGAAAATAAAAGATTTTGAAAGTTACAAAAATATTGTTTACGGAAAAATTCCGTTTACTGCAAGCGGCAGAGCTTTTATTGAAAATGAAAGGACAGGCTTTGTAAAATGTGCGGTTGATGCGGACAGTAAAAAAACTTTAGCTTTTTGGATTGTCGGCGCGCATGCCGACGAGCTTATAAATACGGCGGCGCAAATTATAAAAAGCGGCAAGATTCCGTCAAGAGAAGATTTTTTTCATCCGTCTTTGAGCGAAAGTTTATACAACGCTTATGAAGACGCGTTTGGAAAAAGCACGGAAACGGCAAAAATATCAGGTAACAGGTAA
- the gcvT gene encoding glycine cleavage system aminomethyltransferase GcvT produces MKRTVLFDEHKKLNAKFTEFSGWEMPVQYSSIIDEHNAVRNACGVFDTSHMGTFLVSGGECEKFLNYVTLGNISGLPENKARYSMILNEDGGIKDDIIVYKTGGGYMVVVNAGNLDKDWQWLNVYKPGGVELKNISSEIALLAIQGPKSLEILQGICETDIKNMKYFTVSDLKLKNINAKFSRIARTGYTGEDGFEIFISSHHAAQLWNKLIELNVKPCGLGCRDTLRLEACMPLHGHEIDENINPIEAGFHNTINWDNNFIGKAALIKIKDNPKRKSIAFECLSAIARNANIIYAGEKNAGYVTSGTFSPTLKKAIGMALVNASANTDNLEAEIHSNRRKIKEVAKPFYKRKK; encoded by the coding sequence ATGAAACGGACGGTTTTATTTGACGAGCATAAAAAGTTAAATGCGAAGTTTACTGAATTTTCCGGTTGGGAAATGCCGGTTCAATATTCTTCAATTATTGACGAACATAATGCGGTTAGAAATGCTTGCGGCGTTTTTGATACGTCGCACATGGGAACTTTTTTGGTTTCAGGCGGTGAGTGTGAAAAATTTTTAAATTATGTTACTTTGGGAAATATTTCAGGACTTCCTGAAAATAAAGCCCGCTACTCAATGATTTTAAATGAAGACGGCGGAATTAAAGACGATATAATAGTTTACAAAACCGGCGGCGGATACATGGTTGTTGTAAACGCCGGAAATTTAGATAAAGATTGGCAGTGGCTAAATGTTTATAAGCCCGGCGGCGTTGAACTAAAAAATATTTCGTCAGAAATTGCGCTGCTTGCAATACAAGGTCCTAAATCTTTAGAAATTTTGCAAGGCATTTGCGAAACCGATATTAAAAACATGAAATATTTTACGGTTTCAGATTTGAAATTAAAAAATATAAACGCGAAATTTTCACGCATAGCAAGAACCGGTTACACAGGCGAAGACGGTTTTGAAATTTTTATTTCGTCGCATCATGCGGCGCAGTTGTGGAATAAACTTATAGAACTTAATGTAAAACCTTGCGGGCTCGGCTGTCGCGACACTCTTCGTCTTGAAGCGTGCATGCCTTTGCACGGTCACGAGATAGACGAAAATATTAACCCCATAGAAGCCGGATTTCATAATACAATTAATTGGGATAATAATTTTATAGGGAAAGCCGCTTTAATAAAAATTAAAGATAACCCCAAAAGAAAATCTATAGCTTTTGAGTGTTTGTCGGCAATAGCAAGAAATGCAAATATAATATATGCCGGCGAAAAAAACGCAGGATATGTTACAAGCGGAACCTTTTCTCCTACGTTAAAAAAAGCCATAGGCATGGCTCTTGTAAACGCGTCGGCAAATACGGATAATTTAGAAGCGGAAATTCACTCTAACAGGAGGAAGATAAAAGAAGTAGCGAAACCTTTTTACAAACGTAAAAAATAA
- a CDS encoding type II and III secretion system protein, with the protein MKKFLALAILFFSTLGYCEQMVEISVEITEINENKSLELGVKFPDAITAVETSIPSIIESGAWQRVTEFSATLKALEANGAAKVLSKPKLVTKSGTTAKFMVGGEFPVVATAIGTSQIEWKEYGIMMSITPVVKDNKIDIKLETELSRLDYNAPVAGYPSVAKRKASSNLQIKDGETMVLAGLIETTKGNTVEGIPLLCDIPILGALFSYTKHYETKTNVLIFVTTKIIQQ; encoded by the coding sequence ATGAAAAAATTTCTTGCACTCGCCATTTTATTTTTTTCAACTTTGGGATACTGCGAACAAATGGTAGAGATTTCCGTAGAGATTACGGAAATAAACGAAAACAAATCTTTAGAATTAGGCGTAAAATTTCCGGACGCAATAACTGCCGTTGAAACGTCTATACCTTCCATAATAGAATCCGGCGCTTGGCAACGAGTGACTGAATTCTCCGCAACTTTGAAAGCCCTTGAAGCAAACGGCGCAGCGAAAGTTTTATCAAAGCCGAAGCTTGTAACTAAATCCGGAACCACCGCCAAGTTTATGGTAGGCGGGGAATTTCCGGTAGTGGCAACGGCTATCGGCACATCTCAAATAGAGTGGAAAGAATACGGGATAATGATGTCTATAACTCCCGTTGTAAAAGACAATAAAATAGATATTAAACTTGAAACGGAGCTTTCAAGACTTGATTACAATGCTCCCGTGGCGGGTTATCCGTCGGTGGCAAAAAGGAAAGCGTCGTCTAACCTGCAGATTAAAGACGGCGAAACAATGGTTCTTGCAGGGCTTATTGAAACCACAAAAGGAAATACCGTTGAGGGCATACCTCTTTTGTGCGACATACCTATTTTGGGCGCTTTGTTTAGCTATACAAAACATTACGAAACAAAAACAAACGTTTTAATTTTTGTGACTACAAAAATAATACAGCAATGA